CACCGGACGTCGCGCGCACCGAACTGGTACGACGGTGGCTGCGCGCGTTCGGCCCGGCGACCGTCACCGACATCAAATGGTGGTTCGGCAACACGCTGACGTGGGCGCGTCAGGCCCTTGTCGACCTCGAGGCGGTCGAGGTGGATCTCGAAGGCACGCCCGGGTTCGTCCTCCCCGACGATCTGGACGTCGAACCGGACGCCGGACCGTGGTGTGCGCTGCTGCCCGGGCTCGACGTCACGACGATGGGGTGGTTCGACCGGGACTGGTATCTCGGCGGGCACCGCGCGCAGGTGTTCGACACGAACGGAAACGGCGGTCCGACGGCATGGTGTGACGGTCGCATCGTCGGCGCGTGGGGTCAGGATGCCGAAGGGCGGGTCGAGGTGCGACTCCTCGAGGATGTCGGCCGGAAAGCGCGGCAGGCGCTTCAGCGGCGGGCCGACGAGCTGACCGACTGGCTGGCCGGCGTACGGATCAACCCGCGCTTTCCCTCACCGCTGTCGAAGGCCCGGCAGAGCTAGGCGCTGACCTTGCTGCGCTTGCGCTTCTTCGGGGCCGGCCGCGCCACACCCAACGCCTCGGCCAGGAAGTGGCCTGTGTAGCTGTCGGGGTTCTCCGCGACGTCCTCCGGCGTGCCCGACGCGACCACCGATCCGCCGCCCGCTCCGCCCTCGGGTCCCATGTCGACGATCCAGTCCGACGTCTTGATCACATCGAGGTTGTGCTCGATGACGATGACCGTATTGCCCTTGTCGACAAGGCCGTTGATGACGGCGAGCAGCTTGCGAATGTCCTCGAAGTGCAGACCCGTGGTCGGTTCGTCGAGGATGTAGATGGTGCGGCCGGTGGACCGTTTCTGCAGTTCGGACGCCAGCTTGACGCGCTGCGCCTCACCACCGGAGAGCGTCGGCGCGGGCTGCCCCAACCGAACGTAGCCGAGTCCCACGTCGACCAGCGTCGCCAGGAATCGATGGATCGACGTGATGGGCTTGAAGAACTCCGCCGCCTCCTCGATCGACATGTCGAGCACCTCAGCGATGGTCTTGCCCTTGTAGTGCACCTCGAGGGTCTCGCGGTTGTAGCGGGCGCCCTGGCACACCTCGCACGGCACGTACACGTCCGGCAGGAAGTTCATCTCGATCTTGATGGTGCCGTCACCCGAACATGCTTCGCAGCGGCCACCTTTGACGTTGAACGAGAACCGGCCCGGCTGGTAGCCGCGAACCTTCGCCTCGGTGGTGGCCGCGAACAGCGTACGGATCTTGTCGAACACACCGGTGTAGGTGGCCGGGTTGGACCGCGGTGTCCGGCCGATCGGTGACTGGTCGACGCGGACGAGCTTGTCGAGCTTGTCCAGCCCCGTCACGCGGGTGTGCCGCCCCGGCACCTGCCTGGCGCCGTTGAGCTTGTTGGCCAGCACCGACGCCAGGATGTCATTGACCAACGTCGACTTGCCCGAACCGGAGACGCCGGTGACCGACGTCAGCACACCCAGGGGGAACGACACGTCGATCTCGCGCAGATTGTGCTCGCGCGCACCGACGACGGTCAACTGCCGCTTGCGGTCGGTGGGCCGCCGCATGGCGGGGACCTCGATCTCTTCCTTGCCCGAAAGATAAGCGCCGGTAATCGAATTGGAGTTCGTCAGCAGATCTTCGTACGTGCCGCTGTGCACGATCTGACCGCCGTGTTCACCCGCAGCAGGCCCGATGTCGACGACCCAGTCGGCGTGGGCGATGGTGTCGAGGTCGTGCTCGACGACGATCAGCGTGTTGCCCAGGTCCCGCAACCGGATCAGCGTTTCGATGAGCCGCCGGTTGTCACGCTGATGCAGCCCGATCGACGGCTCATCGAGGACGTACAACACCCCGACGAGCCCGGAGCCGATCTGCGTGGCCAACCGAATCCGTTGCGCCTCACCGCCGGACAGCGTGCCCGCCGCCCGCGACAACGACAGATAGTCGAGCCCCACGTCGAGCAGGAACCCGAGCCGCGACTGGATCTCCTTGAGCACCTGGCCCGCGATGGCCTGCTCACGCGAGCCGAGTGTCAACGCGTTGAGGAACGCCGAGCAATCGGCGATCGACAGTTCGGCGACCTCGGCGATCGATTTCGGCCCGTACTCCCCCGCCGTCATCGTCACCGCGAGGATCTCCGGCTTCAGTCGGGTGCCCTCACACTCCGGGCACGGCACGTCACGCATGAAGCCCTCGTAACGCTCCTTCATCTGCTCGGAGTCGGTCTGCTCCATGCGACGGTGCAGGAACGCCATCACGCCCTCGAAATCGGCGTAGTACGAACGGGTTCGGCCGTAGCGGTTCTTGTACCGCACGTGCACCTGCTCGTCGCAGCCCTCGAGGATCGACTTGCGCGCCTTGGCGGGCAGCTTCTTCCACGGGGTGTCGACGTCGAACCCGATCTGGTCACCGAGCCCCTTCAGCATCCGGGTGAAGTAGTCGGCCGTCTGCCCCATGGACCACGGCGCGATCGCCCCTTCGGCAAGCGTCAGGTCGGGATCCGGAACGACGAGTTCGGGGTCGACCTCTTTGCGGATGCCCAGCCCCACGCATTCCGGGCAGGCGCCGTACGGGGAGTTGAAGGAGAACGATCGCGGCTCGAGGTCGTCGACGGCGAGCGGGTGCCCGTTCGGGCATGCGAGCTTCTCGGAGAACCTCTGCTCGCGGTGCGGGTGGTCGTCCTCCCGGTCGACGAACTCCAGCACCACGATGCCGTCGGCCAGGTTCAGCGCCGTCTCCACCGAGTCCGTCAGGCGCTGTTTGGCGGTCGCCTTGACCGTCAACCGGTCGACGACCACCTCGATGTCGTGTTTCTCCTGCTTCTTCAGCGTGGGCGGCTCGGTCAGCGGATACACCACACCGTCGACCCGGACGCGGCTGTACCCCTGGGTGTTCAGCTTGTCGAACAGGTCGACGAACTCGCCTTTGCGGGTGCGCACCACCGGTGCGAGCACCTGGAAGCGCAGGCCCTCGTCCATGGCGAGGACCTGGTCGACGATCTGCTGCGGCGTCTGACGGGCGATGCGCTCACCGCACACCGGGCAGTGCGGGGTGCCGGCCCGTGCGTAGAGCAGACGCAGGTAGTCGTACACCTCGGTGATCGTGCCCACGGTCGACCGCGGGTTGCGATTGGTCGACTTCTGGTCGATGGACACAGCCGGCGAGAGACCTTCGATGAAGTCGACGTCGGGTTTGTCCATCTGGCCGAGGAACTGGCGCGCGTAGGCGGACAGCGACTCGACGTAGCGACGTTGGCCCTCCGCGAAGATCGTGTCGAACGCCAGCGACGACTTACCCGAACCGGACAGGCCCGTGAAGACGATCAGCGCGTCGCGGGGCAGCTCAAGATCGACGCTCTGCAGATTGTGTTCGCGCGCACCTTTGACAATCAGGCGATCAGCCACACGCGCTCTCTTTCAACGACGAAGTCCTCCGAAGACATAGTTGAAACCCATGCTAGGTCCCGCCACCGACAAGTCTTTGGTCGAGGCTGGGCCGAGACAGATACCGTGAAGACATGACTGTCGTCAACGACAACTACACCGGCCACGTCGACCCAAAGACCGCAGCTCGACGCACCC
The sequence above is drawn from the Mycobacterium gallinarum genome and encodes:
- the uvrA gene encoding excinuclease ABC subunit UvrA; the protein is MADRLIVKGAREHNLQSVDLELPRDALIVFTGLSGSGKSSLAFDTIFAEGQRRYVESLSAYARQFLGQMDKPDVDFIEGLSPAVSIDQKSTNRNPRSTVGTITEVYDYLRLLYARAGTPHCPVCGERIARQTPQQIVDQVLAMDEGLRFQVLAPVVRTRKGEFVDLFDKLNTQGYSRVRVDGVVYPLTEPPTLKKQEKHDIEVVVDRLTVKATAKQRLTDSVETALNLADGIVVLEFVDREDDHPHREQRFSEKLACPNGHPLAVDDLEPRSFSFNSPYGACPECVGLGIRKEVDPELVVPDPDLTLAEGAIAPWSMGQTADYFTRMLKGLGDQIGFDVDTPWKKLPAKARKSILEGCDEQVHVRYKNRYGRTRSYYADFEGVMAFLHRRMEQTDSEQMKERYEGFMRDVPCPECEGTRLKPEILAVTMTAGEYGPKSIAEVAELSIADCSAFLNALTLGSREQAIAGQVLKEIQSRLGFLLDVGLDYLSLSRAAGTLSGGEAQRIRLATQIGSGLVGVLYVLDEPSIGLHQRDNRRLIETLIRLRDLGNTLIVVEHDLDTIAHADWVVDIGPAAGEHGGQIVHSGTYEDLLTNSNSITGAYLSGKEEIEVPAMRRPTDRKRQLTVVGAREHNLREIDVSFPLGVLTSVTGVSGSGKSTLVNDILASVLANKLNGARQVPGRHTRVTGLDKLDKLVRVDQSPIGRTPRSNPATYTGVFDKIRTLFAATTEAKVRGYQPGRFSFNVKGGRCEACSGDGTIKIEMNFLPDVYVPCEVCQGARYNRETLEVHYKGKTIAEVLDMSIEEAAEFFKPITSIHRFLATLVDVGLGYVRLGQPAPTLSGGEAQRVKLASELQKRSTGRTIYILDEPTTGLHFEDIRKLLAVINGLVDKGNTVIVIEHNLDVIKTSDWIVDMGPEGGAGGGSVVASGTPEDVAENPDSYTGHFLAEALGVARPAPKKRKRSKVSA